GGGAGCGGATTCACGAGTGACGGTCGCCTTCTCACGCTGTCTCCCGCTTTGCGGGGGAGCGGATTCACCCTGATTGACCCTTTCCTTGCTCGGCGTGGCACCCGTCGGGTCAAGCAGGGTGAACAAAGCGCCGCAGGCCTTCTTACGCTGTCTCCCGCTTTGCGGGGGTGCGGATTCACCCTGATTGACCTTTCCTTGCTCGGCGTGGCACCGGTCAGGTCGAGCAGGGTGAACAAAGCGCCGTAGGCCGAGCCGAGGGGGTGCCGGCTGCCGGGTGGTGGTGAGGGTTGGGCCCCCTCGGCTCGGTCCCTGGCGGGACGCTCGCCGATCCCCCGGCTCTCGCCGGGGGATTGCGTATGTGGGGGTGCCGGGTGGTGGTGACTGTTGGGCCCCCTCGGCTCGGTCCCTGGCGGGACGCTCGCCGATCCCCCGGCTCACGCCGGGGGATTGCGTCTGTGAGGGATTGCGTGTGGGGCGGCACCTAGTCTGCCGCGGCATGGACATCATCGGACTCGGGATCGACCTGGCCGAGATCGACCGGGTTCGCGACCTCCTCGCTCGATACGGCGAACGCTTCAGGGAGCGCTGCTTCACGGATCATGAGTGGCAGTACGCCCACCGCTACGCCGATCCATCGGGCAGGCTCGCCGCCCGTTTCGCGGGCAAGGAGGCCGTCATGAAGAGCCTCGGCATGGGGTGGCGACGGCTGCGCTGGAAGGACATCGAGATCACGGGGGGAGGGGCTCCGCGGGTGAACCTCACCGGTACGGCGTCGGCGCGCGCCGAGGCCATCGGAGTCGTCAGGGTCCTCGTGACGATCACGCACACCGACGACCGAGCGATGGTGTTTGCGGTCTCGCTCGGCGACTAGGACGCTGCGGGTCAGTCGATCAGGCGGCCGTGCAGGCGAACACGCCGTTCGACGTACCGCACGAGTACGACTGCTCGAACACGATCTCGCCGGCGCTGTTGTCGGTGACCGTGAGGTGTGCAGCCGTCCAACCCACGACCGTGACGTTGGCGACCGTCCAGTTGCCGTTCGGGCAACCAGCCTGCTTCTTGGATGGCGCCGAGCCTCCGAAGTCGGCGAGCGTTGGGTCCTCGACGGTGATGCTCACGGGTGTCTGGCCGTTCTCATCCGTCGAGGCGACGGCCGTGTTCGACACCGAGACGCTCAGGTCATTCCTGCCCTGGGCCTCGGTTCCGCCTGGATTCACGCAATTGGCGCG
The window above is part of the Acidimicrobiia bacterium genome. Proteins encoded here:
- the acpS gene encoding holo-ACP synthase, which codes for MDIIGLGIDLAEIDRVRDLLARYGERFRERCFTDHEWQYAHRYADPSGRLAARFAGKEAVMKSLGMGWRRLRWKDIEITGGGAPRVNLTGTASARAEAIGVVRVLVTITHTDDRAMVFAVSLGD